A genome region from Scleropages formosus chromosome 6, fSclFor1.1, whole genome shotgun sequence includes the following:
- the plppr1 gene encoding phospholipid phosphatase-related protein type 1: MVRPSDRMPVDNTQRSYSIIPCFIFVELVIMAGTVLLAYYLECTDTFSVHIQGFFCNDADLMKPYPGLEEDSFVPPLILYCVVAAVPTAIIFIGEISMYMVRSTREALVAQEKTIVTGECCYLNPLIRRLIRFIGIFAFGLFATDIFANVGQIVTGNLSPYFLNVCKPNYTGTECRYSHQFVANGNICTGDQVVVERARRSFPSKDASLSVYSAVYVTMYITSTIKTKSSRLAKPVLCLGTLCAAFLTGLNRVSEYRNHCSDVIAGFILGSSIALFLGICVVHNFKGVHAAPAKQKAEEYRGLPLMTFPRVESPLETLSAQNHSASMTEVT; encoded by the exons CTGGTCATCATGGCCGGGACAGTGCTGCTGGCCTACTACCTGGAATGCACGGACACCTTCTCCGTCCACATCCAGGGCTTCTTCTGCAACGACGCCGACCTGATGAAGCCCTACCCAGGCCTGGAGGAGGACAGCTTCGTGCCTCCTCTCATCCTTTACTGTGTGGTGGCTGCGGTGCCCACTGCGATT ATCTTCATCGGGGAGATCTCCATGTACATGGTGAGGTCCACACGGGAGGCCCTCGTTGCCCAAGAGAAGACTATTGTCACTGGGGAGTGCTGCTACCTGAACCCTCTCATCCGCAGGCTCATCAGGTTCATCG GCATCTTTGCCTTCGGCCTGTTTGCCACAGACATCTTCGCCAATGTTGGCCAGATCGTGACGGGCAACTTGTCGCCATACTTCCTGAACGTCTGCAAGCCCAACTACACGGGGACGGAGTGCCGCTACAGCCACCAGTTTGTCGCCAATGGCAACATCTGCACTGGGGACCAAGTGGTAGTGGAGCGTGCCAGGAGGTCCTTCCCATCCAAGGATGCCTCGCTCAGCGTGTACTCAGCCGTCTACGTGACT ATGTACATCACCAGCACCATAAAGACCAAGAGCAGCCGGCTGGCCAAGCCTGTCCTTTGCCTTGGTACCCTGTGCGCTGCCTTCCTCACGGGTCTCAACCGGGTCTCTGAGTACCGAAACCACTGCTCAGATGTCATCGCCGGCTTCATCCTAGGAAGCTCCATCGCCCTCTTTTTG GGTATTTGCGTGGTCCACAACTTTAAGGGCGTCCATGCGGCACCTGCCAAGCAGAAAGCGGAGGAGTACCGTGGTTTGCCCCTCATGACCTTTCCGCGGGTCGAGAGCCCCCTGGAAACATTGAGTGCGCAG AACCATTCGGCGTCCATGACGGAAGTCACATGA